TGCTTTAACAGATAATTTTAGCATGTTCctaggtggttgctaggcagCCTGATGAAATCATAATATCCGACATAGATAAGAACCTTAAGGAGCCTAAGATGTACTCATGTGCCAAGGTTGGTTGCTCAACTCCTGAGCGTGTAGGTACTTGACAGTCAAAGAAACAAGTAGACAATCAAGCAAAGATTTTGTGTATTAAAGGAAGATACAGCTGAGAGGATCTGAAAGGAAACATCATTTGGATTGACTATAACCTGCAATATTCCAGAGGAAACACATTCCTTAAGAAAATATTACTCTTCTTGTTCCAGTGGAGGGCTTGAAAGTAGTGGAGATTGAGAAGtgtaaaaatgaactgaagaagcttcgaGACGAAATGACTTCAAGAGGTGGTGGCAGGTGAAGACAAGTCTGATATAAAGCCTACAGTTTCAAAAGTAATATCAAAAGTTAGTAAAAGGCAATACGTCTCAAATTGTTTTCCTTCTTATCTTAGGGTAAACTGTCCATGTAAGTACAACTTCTCAGATGATGGGAAGAAAGTCACTCCAAGACGAGATGTCCCCAGTTACCCAAAGGTGTCTTACCTATGATAAATGTTTTCTTCGCTGTTAGACAAAGCACCCTTCTTAAGATATAATGGGTCTTTGATGATCTGATGGCTTTACTTGCTTGGCCGTTGCAGTACACGCTCTCTCAGGAGACTATTGAGGCGCTGAAGAAGCCAACGTTTGATGTATGGCACTGGGAACACAACGAGGTTTGTCAGTTTCCTTCAACCATTTCCACTGTGTCATCCAAATGATTGATGTTtgacttcttttctcttttttattgctGTAGATGCTGAGCTGTTTGGAGTACATGTACCATGACTTGGGACTGGTGAAGGAATTCAATATGAACCCCATCACCCTGAAACGCTGGCTGGTAATAAAGGACAACAGGGGTATACTGGGTTATACTGAATAACACAGAGAGTTCAAACACAGATTGAAAAAAGAATCTTTAAAGGGCACAACAtataaaatgcttttatttcaagACTCTGCAGTGAGCACAATGAATGAATAATTTTCTGCCTTTCAGCTGGCAGTTCAGGAGAACTACCGTAACAACCCTTTCCACAACTTTCGTCACTGCTTCTGTGTTAGTCAGATGATGTATGGCATGATTCATCTCTGCAATCTGCAGGTATAGTGTAGTTTGGGAGTGTGGATGTGTATATGCACTCATGCATTTCAAGTGTATAATTTGACTGACTTTTCCAGCATTTatgccatttttgcaaaataAAGATCCTTTTTATGATAATGATCATTTACATTTCGTAACAAACCCTTTCATTTACACTGCTGACCAGGAGAAGCTGACGCTCACAGATATGGGCATTTTAATGACAGCTGCAGTGTGTCACGACCTGGACCACCCGGGCTACAACAACACGTAAGATTCGCTATTCTCTCTGTAGGGGGTGTTGACTGATAGAGCTGCACATACCTGTTGACCCCCGGTATATTTTgacatcatctgcaaaacacTTGTTGATGAACTGTGAAACTAGTTCTGCATGGAGAGAACTCGGGTATGTAAACATGGCAATTCATTTTTATCGTATTTGTTTTGGGCTGTGGATTTCAGGCAGGCGAGAATATCTCTTATCAGAGAAACTTCATGAGAATATCCTATCCATCCATCTTGAGTCCATCCATTCAACAATGTCTTCCATCTATCAGGTACCAAATCAATGCTCGCACAGAGCTGGCAGTGCGCTACAACGACATCTCTCCGCTGGAGAACCATCACTGTGCCGTGGCTTTCCAGATCCTCTCTCTTCCCGAGTGCAATATCTTTGCAAATGTAGATCCCGAAGCTTTCAAACAGATCCGAAAGGTTAGACGTGCATTCAAAACTATTACTagtacaaatatatatttatgacAAGCATGCCATTTCATTTCAATTCCTACAAACTTGCCAcatattttcatgtttcatgtatAAGCAGATGtcaagtttactttgactttgctCTTATGCTTCCAGGCAATTATCGCCCTCATTCTGGCCACTGATATGGCCAGACACGGAGAGATACTAGAGTCTTTTAAGCAAAAAGTGGACAACTTTGACTTCACCAGTGAAGAGCATGTGACATGTGTACGTAGCCTGTGCATCATGGAGGTCATGTTGCAACTCTACCTGACATAGGCTGTTTCTTTTACTGTGCTTAACAGATGTGACCTcagaacaaacagactcatCGATTGTGCTGTaatttgcagaagtgaaacggATTGTATTAGTGTAATTGGGAAATTGGTTACAGAAATACAGGGAATGCTGTAAGACAAAAGTTTGCTTTTTACTGTGGTCACGAAGAGGCATCTTTAttcacagtttgtgtgtgttgtgcatgtgtttctacaagtgtatgtttgttttttcagctgaaGATGGTTCTGATCAAGTGCTGTGATATTTCCAACGAGGTGAGGCCAACTGAGGTTGCTGAGCCGTGGGTGGACTGTCTACTTGAGGAGTACTTTATGCAGGTGACGCCAACCAAAGCACTGATGTTCATCAGTAAATCTGTGATCTAATAATGCCAAATTAAACTAAAGACTGAATACACTGAACTTAATAACAATACTTTCACTAATTTGTTTTCCAGAGTGACAGGGAGAAATCTGAGGGTCTCCCCGTCGCTCCCTTCATGGACAGGGATAAAGTTACCAAACCCACAGCTCAAATTGGATTCATCAAGTTTGTCCTTATCCCAATGTTTGAGACTGTCATGAAGGTATAACTCTGTCTTTCCAGCTATGTGCAGATGTGCaaaagtactgtgcaaaagtatgatgaggtttcagtgaacagtagatcgATCAACTGAGGGACCACACATATCTCTTAGGTCTTGGCATTCAGATACTGTTCAGCTACTGTAGTTTGTTAGGCCTgtctcttcttttgtcctccacttgtccagtttttcTATTGCTCAAGATCACTTACAAAAATCACAAGAAAATTTGGCACCTAGGAAGCAAATTATAACGAAATAACAGCTGGCTCTTTGGCATAGTACTGTAAACAGATTATGTTAAATTTATACTGTGATATTTTCTACTAGCTTTTCCCtcagattgaagaattaatggTTCAGCCTTTGAGAGACTCTCGTGACCACTATGAGGAACTGAAGCAGATTGATGATGCTATGACAGAGGTAAAACCTATTCTAGCTCTTTCTCTGACCTGACATTAACGTAGCAGCTAGCTAATGTGGctattttgtgtgtttatcaCGATAGTGAATGAAATCAACAGTTTATAACACAATGAAAGTTGTGGTTTGGGAAAGTGATCTAATTTAGATCTAGTTTAAAGTTAGATAGGTAGTTAAATTTCGttcttttcagtacatttatTACAGCTAGCATACAGAAACACTAGCAGCCAGAAACAGCTAGCTTGCCTCTGTTAGCTGGTTACACCTGCCTACCTGAAAGCTCACCTTATACTTTAGAAAACCTTATATGGTTTATTTTTGAAACCATACAAAACAATGCCATCCTACTCTcagtggccactttattaggtatactcTGGTATTACCAGGTTGAGCCTCCTTTTGCCTACAGAACTGCCTTATATTCAACAAGGTACTGGAAACACTTCTTATGACATCGTAtgacatttcttttttcatgtgCATATTCATGACACACTTCTCAAATACTCAGGCTGTTCTGACACCAACAACAGTGACACACCTTTGTTACTTATTGTGATGCTTGGTTTAAACTTCAGAATGTCATTTTCACCGcatctacatgcctaaatgcattgtgttacagccctctgattggcagattagatatttgtgttaatgagcagttgaacaggtgtacccaCCAAAgtagccagtgagtgtattTCTTCACTTCAGCCCTTACAGGCAAgtcaaatcaaatcatttttGTACATGCTGCAACAGTATTTAGCCTTTCCATCAGTATCTACACGTAGACTGTTGAGGAAATCAACAGAGAAGTTGCCGAGTCTTCCTAAATAATGCTTTATTCTTGCGGTTTCGATCATAATGTTAGAATTGTattgttatcattttttttataagcAAAACTTCATATTGTGAATGCAGCGTGATGCAGCGTGCAAGA
The genomic region above belongs to Oreochromis aureus strain Israel breed Guangdong linkage group 14, ZZ_aureus, whole genome shotgun sequence and contains:
- the pde9al gene encoding high affinity cGMP-specific 3',5'-cyclic phosphodiesterase 9A, with protein sequence MGSSSSSYAPKTIYLDVDGKVQKVVFSRHCSPCDIKELLCSSSNIPRNTAIMMLNPEGALVSIDPTMPTNSPNFLYKVVPLSTAQLGEKEDMFQNVLSQVADQFSRAFRINELKTEVTNRIAMLEKRVELEGLKVVEIEKCKNELKKLRDEMTSRGGGRVNCPCKYNFSDDGKKVTPRRDVPSYPKYTLSQETIEALKKPTFDVWHWEHNEMLSCLEYMYHDLGLVKEFNMNPITLKRWLLAVQENYRNNPFHNFRHCFCVSQMMYGMIHLCNLQEKLTLTDMGILMTAAVCHDLDHPGYNNTYQINARTELAVRYNDISPLENHHCAVAFQILSLPECNIFANVDPEAFKQIRKAIIALILATDMARHGEILESFKQKVDNFDFTSEEHVTCLKMVLIKCCDISNEVRPTEVAEPWVDCLLEEYFMQSDREKSEGLPVAPFMDRDKVTKPTAQIGFIKFVLIPMFETVMKLFPQIEELMVQPLRDSRDHYEELKQIDDAMTEGSSFMITFRTDLKKCE